The genomic stretch CGGATATCCGCCCGTCCATCATGGCGACCATCACGGTCACCATGGCTACTACCGAAAGAAATCGTGGCTGGGAGAGTTATTCGATTAACCGCATAAATCAAGGAAGCCCTAAATGGCAACGCCTTCCACTCCGGCAAGAAACCGTCCCCTAACGCGACGAAGCTGACGAACCCCAAACTTGGTTTACGCACCCTCACTAAATGAGCCACCATGTCTACCTTCCGCCGGAAATGGACGAGGCCGTCCGCGCGTTTATCCGAAAACACAAACGCGGGCTGCGCTGGGGATGCCTGGCGGCCGCACTGCTGGCCTTGCTGCTGGGCGGCGTGTCCGTCTGGGCCCTTTATCGTGGCGCCGGTCGCGTGAAGGACTGGATGGTGGGGAAAGCGCCACCCATCCGGTTGCCAGTCCAGTGGGAAAAAAAACTTGGTGACACCGCCTTGGCGCAACTGCGCGGCCAGTTTCGCTTCGTCACCAACCCGCAGGTGATTGATCCCCTTAACCGCCTTGCTGCCCCGTTGTTTGCCGGGCTCACCAACTCCGCCGACCGGTTCACCCTGTTCGTCACCGAGTCGAAGGAGGTCAACGCGCTCGCGCTGCCCGGCGGCTACATCGCATTCCATCGCGGATTGCTCGAGCGGGCGCGAACGGCGGAGGAAATCCAAGGCGTGCTGGCCCATGAAATGGCCCATGTGGAGTTGCGGCATGGCGTGTTGCAGTTGGCGCAAAACCTTGGCCTGGACCTGGTCATCCAACAACTTCAGGGCGGCGAGAACGGGATGCTTGACGCGCTCCTCCGCAACAGCGGCCAGTTGCTCGGCCTGAAGTTCAGCCGTGACCATGAGCGCGCCGCCGATGACCGGGGCTGGGTTTTGTTGGAACAGACCGGGATTAATCCCCAAGGCATGGCGGACTTCTTTGCCGGACTGAACGCGGCAAGGGAAGGGGTCGCCGCTCCGCCGAGCCCGTTACTGAGCACCCACCCAGCGCCCCAGGAACGCCTGGACCGGCTGCGCCAGAAGGCGGCGGCGCTGGGACCGCGCGAGTTCCGGTCCTTCACCCAGGAATTCAAGGCCCTGCAAACCGGCCTGGGCATCACCCTGGAGCGGCCATGATGGGCCGATGGCGGTGGAAAACTTAATTTGGATTTAAAACATGAAATCAGCAACCCACACTCAATTCAGCGCGGCATTGGAAGTTCCGTGTCTGGTCCAGGCCGCGGCCAATGAACTGGCAAAAAATCAATCCGTGGAGGCCATCGCCATCAAGGCGGTGGAGGGCAAAATCTCCGTCGCCACCCTTGGTCGGTCGGCCGATCCCGGGGTCGCCGAGCGCATCCAGCAATCGCTGGCCGGGGTTCAGGATGCCCACTCGCCGCCCCGCTGCCGGCTCCTCCAGGCAGAGCCGGGGTGCGCGCCCTGTGAGCATTCCATGGAGCCGATTCGTCAACAGGGCTTCGCTGTAACGGAAACCGCCGGTGCGGTCACCGTGGCGCGTGTCCGCTGTCCCACCGCGCCGAAGCTCTGGCGTTGGCGCGACTTTCCGCTGCCAAAAATTGTGCCCCGCCAAGTCAGTCTTCCCGAGGAAGAATCCGAGCTGGACGAATGGAAAGCCCAGGCGGTGGCGGCGGGATTATGCGCCGGCTTCGGTCTGGCGGCTTACTTCGCACCGCCATCGTGGTGGTCGGTGCCGTTGTTCATGCTGGCGTTTTTTGCGGGTGGCTGGTTCGCCGCCCGCGAAGCCTTTGCCCGGCTCCGTACTTGGACGCTGGATGTCCACTTTCTCATGCTTGCGGTGGCGGCGGGCAGCGCGGCGGTGGGCGCTTGGGCAGAAGGGGCCATGCTGCTCTTCCTGTTTTCAACCTCGGGGGCCT from Verrucomicrobiota bacterium encodes the following:
- a CDS encoding M48 family metallopeptidase, with the protein product MSHHVYLPPEMDEAVRAFIRKHKRGLRWGCLAAALLALLLGGVSVWALYRGAGRVKDWMVGKAPPIRLPVQWEKKLGDTALAQLRGQFRFVTNPQVIDPLNRLAAPLFAGLTNSADRFTLFVTESKEVNALALPGGYIAFHRGLLERARTAEEIQGVLAHEMAHVELRHGVLQLAQNLGLDLVIQQLQGGENGMLDALLRNSGQLLGLKFSRDHERAADDRGWVLLEQTGINPQGMADFFAGLNAAREGVAAPPSPLLSTHPAPQERLDRLRQKAAALGPREFRSFTQEFKALQTGLGITLERP